In a single window of the Nitrospirota bacterium genome:
- a CDS encoding kinase/pyrophosphorylase → MSDELKKAEYYIYVISDATGETAETVTLAALSQFKKKDVIISRTGHVRSDDHIRSLVKEAAEVRGLIVHTLVSDRLRRVLIEEAHRYQLLTIDIIGPLLETLSLYLGKSPQSKPGLLHKVDELYFKRIEAIDFTVKHDDGQNSRTIVDADIVLLGVSRTTKTPLSIYLAKEGWRVANVPIVLDIPPPQELFFMDQRKIVGLVIDPEKLSSIRKARLRHLGQEMSSYGDLEYIAQELDYCKNLLRKNRWPFVSVTNRAVEEVAVDIIALTVGKDRRVE, encoded by the coding sequence ATGTCAGATGAATTAAAAAAGGCTGAGTATTATATATATGTCATCTCTGATGCTACAGGCGAGACAGCAGAGACGGTTACGCTTGCGGCGTTATCCCAGTTTAAGAAAAAGGATGTAATCATATCAAGGACAGGTCATGTAAGGTCTGATGACCATATAAGAAGTCTGGTTAAAGAGGCCGCAGAGGTAAGAGGGCTTATAGTGCACACACTGGTTTCTGACCGGCTGAGAAGGGTGCTTATAGAAGAGGCACACAGATACCAGCTCCTGACGATTGACATAATAGGCCCGCTCCTTGAGACACTCTCCTTATATCTCGGTAAATCCCCTCAGTCAAAACCGGGTCTGCTTCACAAGGTAGATGAGTTATACTTCAAACGCATTGAGGCAATAGACTTTACTGTAAAACATGACGACGGTCAGAACAGCCGTACAATAGTGGATGCTGATATTGTATTGCTCGGCGTCTCAAGAACAACAAAGACACCTCTGAGTATTTATCTTGCCAAAGAGGGGTGGAGGGTTGCAAACGTCCCGATAGTCCTTGATATTCCTCCACCACAGGAACTATTTTTTATGGACCAGAGAAAGATAGTCGGGCTTGTAATAGACCCGGAAAAGTTGTCCAGCATCAGGAAGGCAAGACTGAGACATCTTGGACAGGAGATGTCTTCTTATGGCGATTTAGAGTATATTGCACAGGAATTGGATTACTGTAAAAACCTGCTCAGGAAAAACAGATGGCCCTTCGTCAGCGTAACCAACAGGGCAGTAGAAGAGGTAGCAGTAGATATAATCGCACTCACAGTCGGGAAAGACAGGCGGGTGGAGTAA
- a CDS encoding type II toxin-antitoxin system HicA family toxin produces the protein MTKIDKLLTKILNGTSDANIQFDGLCQLLTNLGFDERIKGSHHIFTKEGIEEILNL, from the coding sequence ATGACTAAAATAGATAAACTTCTTACGAAAATTTTAAACGGAACATCTGATGCCAATATCCAATTTGACGGGTTATGCCAATTACTCACAAATTTAGGGTTTGATGAGCGTATCAAGGGGAGCCATCATATATTTACAAAAGAGGGTATAGAGGAAATATTGAACTTGTAG